Proteins encoded by one window of Sciurus carolinensis chromosome 12, mSciCar1.2, whole genome shotgun sequence:
- the Rgs8 gene encoding regulator of G-protein signaling 8 isoform X1, translated as MSQEVADSVTQGLFKPCPAGAPSSHIFPVVLPTTEQSFLTRSLSDHPVGKDLQAMRTGQRQNKGMRTRLGCLSHKSDSCSDFTAILPDKPNRALKRLSTEEATRWADSFDVLLSHKYGVAAFRAFLKTEFSEENLEFWLACEEFKKTRSTAKLVSKAHRIFEEFVDVQAPREVNIDFQTREATRKNMQEPSLTCFDQAQGKVHSLMEKDSYPRFLRSKMYLDLLSQSQRRLS; from the exons ATGTCCCAGGAGGTGGCCGACTCTGTCACTCAGGGGCTCTTCAAACCATGCCCAGCTGGGGCCCCCAGCAGCCACATCTTCCCAGTTGTGCTGCCCACCACCGAGCAG AGCTTCTTAACCCGCAGCCTCTCTGACCATCCAGTTGGTAAAGACCTGCAGGCCATGAGGACTGGTCAACGACA GAACAAAGGCATGAGGACTCGACTGGGCTGCCTGTCTCACAAGTCAGACTCATGTAGCGATTTCACAGCTATTCTTCCCGACAAACCCAACCGCGCTCTCAA GAGGTTATCCACAGAAGAAGCTACAAGGTGGGCAGATTCCTTCGACGTACTTCTTTCTCATAAAT ATGGGGTGGCCGCCTTCCGCGCCTTTCTGAAGACTGAGTTCAGCGAGGAGAACCTGGAGTTCTGGCTGGCCTGTGAGGAGTTCAAGAAGACCAGGTCAACTGCCAAGCTCGTCTCCAAGGCCCATAGGATCTTCGAGGAGTTTGTGGATGTGCAGGCTCCACGGGAG GTAAACATTGACTTCCAGACCCGAGAAGCCACAAGGAAGAACATGCAAGAGCCATCCCTGACTTGCTTTGACCAGGCCCAGGGAAAAGTGCACAGCCTCATGGAGAAAGACTCTTACCCCAGGTTCCTGAGGTCCAAAATGTACTTAGATCTGCTGTCCCAAAGCCAGAGGAGGCTCAGTTAG
- the Rgs8 gene encoding regulator of G-protein signaling 8 isoform X2, with the protein MLLRLWSGHQSWRTTVQGRAGSLPCETETGSVKIKSFLTRSLSDHPVGKDLQAMRTGQRQNKGMRTRLGCLSHKSDSCSDFTAILPDKPNRALKRLSTEEATRWADSFDVLLSHKYGVAAFRAFLKTEFSEENLEFWLACEEFKKTRSTAKLVSKAHRIFEEFVDVQAPREVNIDFQTREATRKNMQEPSLTCFDQAQGKVHSLMEKDSYPRFLRSKMYLDLLSQSQRRLS; encoded by the exons ATGCTGCTGAGACTCTGGTCTGGGCATCAGTCTTGGAGAACCACTGTACAAGGGCGAGCAGGAAGTCTTCCTTGTGAAACAGAAACAGGCAGTGTGAAAATCAAG AGCTTCTTAACCCGCAGCCTCTCTGACCATCCAGTTGGTAAAGACCTGCAGGCCATGAGGACTGGTCAACGACA GAACAAAGGCATGAGGACTCGACTGGGCTGCCTGTCTCACAAGTCAGACTCATGTAGCGATTTCACAGCTATTCTTCCCGACAAACCCAACCGCGCTCTCAA GAGGTTATCCACAGAAGAAGCTACAAGGTGGGCAGATTCCTTCGACGTACTTCTTTCTCATAAAT ATGGGGTGGCCGCCTTCCGCGCCTTTCTGAAGACTGAGTTCAGCGAGGAGAACCTGGAGTTCTGGCTGGCCTGTGAGGAGTTCAAGAAGACCAGGTCAACTGCCAAGCTCGTCTCCAAGGCCCATAGGATCTTCGAGGAGTTTGTGGATGTGCAGGCTCCACGGGAG GTAAACATTGACTTCCAGACCCGAGAAGCCACAAGGAAGAACATGCAAGAGCCATCCCTGACTTGCTTTGACCAGGCCCAGGGAAAAGTGCACAGCCTCATGGAGAAAGACTCTTACCCCAGGTTCCTGAGGTCCAAAATGTACTTAGATCTGCTGTCCCAAAGCCAGAGGAGGCTCAGTTAG
- the Rgs8 gene encoding regulator of G-protein signaling 8 isoform X4, producing MRTGQRQNKGMRTRLGCLSHKSDSCSDFTAILPDKPNRALKRLSTEEATRWADSFDVLLSHKYGVAAFRAFLKTEFSEENLEFWLACEEFKKTRSTAKLVSKAHRIFEEFVDVQAPREVNIDFQTREATRKNMQEPSLTCFDQAQGKVHSLMEKDSYPRFLRSKMYLDLLSQSQRRLS from the exons ATGAGGACTGGTCAACGACA GAACAAAGGCATGAGGACTCGACTGGGCTGCCTGTCTCACAAGTCAGACTCATGTAGCGATTTCACAGCTATTCTTCCCGACAAACCCAACCGCGCTCTCAA GAGGTTATCCACAGAAGAAGCTACAAGGTGGGCAGATTCCTTCGACGTACTTCTTTCTCATAAAT ATGGGGTGGCCGCCTTCCGCGCCTTTCTGAAGACTGAGTTCAGCGAGGAGAACCTGGAGTTCTGGCTGGCCTGTGAGGAGTTCAAGAAGACCAGGTCAACTGCCAAGCTCGTCTCCAAGGCCCATAGGATCTTCGAGGAGTTTGTGGATGTGCAGGCTCCACGGGAG GTAAACATTGACTTCCAGACCCGAGAAGCCACAAGGAAGAACATGCAAGAGCCATCCCTGACTTGCTTTGACCAGGCCCAGGGAAAAGTGCACAGCCTCATGGAGAAAGACTCTTACCCCAGGTTCCTGAGGTCCAAAATGTACTTAGATCTGCTGTCCCAAAGCCAGAGGAGGCTCAGTTAG
- the Rgs8 gene encoding regulator of G-protein signaling 8 isoform X3 — MAALLMPRRNKGMRTRLGCLSHKSDSCSDFTAILPDKPNRALKRLSTEEATRWADSFDVLLSHKYGVAAFRAFLKTEFSEENLEFWLACEEFKKTRSTAKLVSKAHRIFEEFVDVQAPREVNIDFQTREATRKNMQEPSLTCFDQAQGKVHSLMEKDSYPRFLRSKMYLDLLSQSQRRLS; from the exons ATGGCTGCCTTACTGATGCCACGCAG GAACAAAGGCATGAGGACTCGACTGGGCTGCCTGTCTCACAAGTCAGACTCATGTAGCGATTTCACAGCTATTCTTCCCGACAAACCCAACCGCGCTCTCAA GAGGTTATCCACAGAAGAAGCTACAAGGTGGGCAGATTCCTTCGACGTACTTCTTTCTCATAAAT ATGGGGTGGCCGCCTTCCGCGCCTTTCTGAAGACTGAGTTCAGCGAGGAGAACCTGGAGTTCTGGCTGGCCTGTGAGGAGTTCAAGAAGACCAGGTCAACTGCCAAGCTCGTCTCCAAGGCCCATAGGATCTTCGAGGAGTTTGTGGATGTGCAGGCTCCACGGGAG GTAAACATTGACTTCCAGACCCGAGAAGCCACAAGGAAGAACATGCAAGAGCCATCCCTGACTTGCTTTGACCAGGCCCAGGGAAAAGTGCACAGCCTCATGGAGAAAGACTCTTACCCCAGGTTCCTGAGGTCCAAAATGTACTTAGATCTGCTGTCCCAAAGCCAGAGGAGGCTCAGTTAG